Proteins encoded together in one Micromonospora kangleipakensis window:
- the drmB gene encoding DUF1998 domain-containing protein, translating into MAGRHFRRVGSVRPSHLMFTTGVGAIVDLPNFSVLVRGLDDWNHSAVPDWVPIVEPRLLAAVKNLLGKPSIKELRPAPWIDGVDQDPNGPAAKVGVPIVPFPGWLRCTICDELAPIESTIFGFENAKPRKPHEAKFFHTSCTRKKSGKPMAVAARFVLACTAGHLDDFPYAHFVHQGGTCPNASHPKLKMDDRGGNLGANVEIKCVPCGARRNMKEVLGPRGPEKLPRCRGRHAHLGSFEAGCTAELKLLIVGASNQWFAQTLSALAVPRTGASELQAKVEQHWKPSLEGVPGVEMLPYLRTVVPALREFDRWTDQEIWAAIERHREGPKGDEEQKGYPDLHTPEWEIFSAAQLPPATDDFTLRRDPNGVPGELKELYADVIQAERLRQVRALVGFTRLDAPDPMDPDLVTRAPLGKATPTWVPASEVRGEGIFLRLPENLLSEWEERVTDTECMQEHRDAYARFRQNRYSGRISGAFEPMKHWPGERYIALHTLSHLLIRTIALECGYSSASLSERIYAGTPDDPRTGILVYTAVPDAEGTLGGLVSLAEHDSLVRLTRRALADARHCSSDPLCAERLPQDPADFLHGAACHVCLFVSETTCERGNRFLDRRFVVPIDKPDLALFPELP; encoded by the coding sequence ATGGCGGGCAGACACTTCCGGCGGGTCGGCTCGGTGCGACCCAGCCACCTGATGTTCACCACCGGCGTCGGCGCGATCGTCGACCTGCCGAACTTCTCGGTCCTCGTACGCGGGCTCGACGACTGGAACCACTCGGCCGTCCCCGACTGGGTGCCGATTGTCGAACCCCGGCTGCTGGCGGCCGTCAAGAACCTGCTGGGCAAGCCGTCCATCAAGGAACTGCGCCCCGCGCCCTGGATCGACGGCGTCGACCAGGACCCGAACGGACCGGCCGCCAAGGTCGGTGTGCCGATCGTGCCGTTCCCCGGCTGGCTGCGCTGCACCATCTGCGACGAGCTGGCGCCGATCGAGTCGACGATCTTCGGCTTCGAGAACGCCAAGCCCCGCAAGCCGCACGAGGCCAAGTTCTTCCACACCTCGTGCACCCGGAAGAAGTCGGGCAAGCCGATGGCCGTGGCCGCCCGGTTCGTGCTCGCCTGCACCGCCGGGCACCTCGACGACTTCCCGTACGCCCACTTCGTCCACCAGGGCGGCACCTGCCCCAACGCGAGCCACCCGAAGCTGAAGATGGACGACCGTGGCGGCAACCTCGGCGCCAACGTCGAGATCAAGTGCGTGCCCTGCGGCGCCCGCCGCAACATGAAGGAGGTGCTCGGCCCGCGCGGTCCGGAGAAGCTGCCGCGCTGCCGGGGCCGCCACGCGCACCTGGGCAGCTTCGAGGCGGGCTGCACCGCGGAGCTGAAGCTGCTGATCGTCGGCGCGTCCAACCAGTGGTTCGCGCAGACGCTCTCCGCGCTGGCCGTGCCGCGCACCGGCGCGAGCGAGTTGCAGGCAAAGGTGGAGCAGCACTGGAAGCCTTCCCTGGAAGGCGTTCCCGGCGTCGAGATGCTGCCCTACCTGCGGACCGTCGTCCCAGCGCTGCGGGAGTTCGATCGGTGGACCGACCAGGAGATCTGGGCCGCCATCGAGCGGCACCGCGAAGGTCCCAAGGGCGACGAGGAGCAGAAGGGCTACCCTGACCTGCACACCCCGGAGTGGGAGATCTTCTCCGCCGCGCAACTGCCACCGGCCACCGACGACTTCACGCTGCGCCGCGACCCGAACGGGGTGCCCGGGGAGCTGAAGGAGCTCTACGCCGACGTGATCCAGGCCGAGCGGCTGCGCCAGGTCCGGGCGCTGGTCGGCTTTACCCGGCTCGACGCCCCCGACCCGATGGACCCCGACCTCGTGACCCGGGCGCCGCTGGGCAAGGCCACCCCGACCTGGGTGCCGGCCAGCGAGGTACGCGGCGAGGGCATCTTCCTCCGCCTGCCCGAGAACCTGCTGTCCGAGTGGGAGGAGCGGGTCACCGACACCGAGTGCATGCAGGAGCACCGCGACGCGTACGCCCGGTTCCGGCAGAACCGCTACTCCGGGCGGATCTCAGGGGCGTTCGAGCCGATGAAGCACTGGCCGGGCGAGCGGTACATCGCGCTGCACACCCTGTCGCACCTGCTGATCCGAACCATCGCCCTGGAATGCGGCTACAGCTCGGCCAGCCTGTCGGAGCGTATCTACGCCGGCACGCCGGACGACCCCCGCACTGGCATCCTCGTCTACACGGCGGTGCCGGACGCCGAGGGGACGCTCGGTGGGTTGGTGTCGCTCGCCGAGCACGACTCGCTGGTCCGGCTCACCCGACGGGCGCTCGCCGACGCCAGGCACTGCTCGTCGGATCCGCTCTGCGCCGAACGGCTGCCCCAGGACCCGGCGGACTTCCTCCACGGTGCCGCCTGCCACGTCTGCCTCTTCGTCTCCGAGACGACCTGCGAACGCGGCAACCGGTTCCTGGACCGGCGGTTCGTCGTACCGATCGACAAGCCGGACCTGGCGCTCTTCCCCGAGCTGCCATGA
- the drmC gene encoding DISARM system phospholipase D-like protein DrmC — translation MTWHPAFEAAAEAAVNRLGPGHLRVLADRLGDGSPEQAVRHAVPVPGFAEAAGAVLAAQRASGLPGVEAAAYLRGLAAGHAQRSAAVRIESVWSGPSTHPVPVRATAQVLVDLVAEAHAELLLMTYSAKPYPPLLAALTTAVARGVAVTVVVETLAGAGGALNGAEPAAAFANLPGVQLWHWPVERRTEDHAKMHAKIAVADRRVLLVSSANLTQSGVNRNIEAGLLVRGGTAPQRAAEHIAELQTRGVLARLRTSAQGW, via the coding sequence ATGACCTGGCACCCGGCCTTCGAGGCGGCGGCCGAGGCCGCGGTGAACCGGCTGGGTCCGGGACACCTGCGGGTGCTGGCCGACCGCCTCGGCGACGGCTCGCCAGAACAGGCCGTCCGGCACGCCGTCCCGGTGCCCGGCTTCGCCGAGGCGGCCGGGGCGGTGCTGGCCGCCCAGCGCGCCTCGGGGCTGCCAGGCGTGGAGGCGGCGGCCTACCTGCGAGGGCTGGCCGCCGGGCACGCGCAGCGGTCGGCGGCGGTACGGATCGAGTCGGTGTGGAGCGGGCCGAGCACCCATCCGGTGCCGGTCCGCGCCACCGCCCAGGTGCTGGTCGACCTGGTCGCGGAGGCCCACGCCGAGCTGCTGCTGATGACGTACTCCGCCAAGCCCTACCCACCGTTGCTGGCGGCGCTGACGACGGCGGTCGCCCGCGGAGTGGCCGTGACCGTCGTCGTCGAGACACTGGCCGGAGCCGGCGGAGCGCTGAACGGCGCGGAACCCGCCGCTGCCTTCGCGAACCTGCCCGGCGTCCAGTTATGGCACTGGCCGGTCGAGCGGCGGACCGAGGATCACGCCAAGATGCACGCGAAAATCGCCGTCGCCGATCGCCGGGTGCTGCTGGTGTCCAGCGCCAACCTCACCCAGTCCGGTGTCAACCGCAACATCGAGGCGGGGCTGCTGGTACGCGGCGGCACGGCACCCCAGCGAGCGGCTGAGCACATCGCGGAGCTGCAGACCCGCGGGGTGCTGGCCCGGCTCCGGACGTCCGCGCAGGGGTGGTGA